The Hemiscyllium ocellatum isolate sHemOce1 chromosome 46, sHemOce1.pat.X.cur, whole genome shotgun sequence genome segment ttcaaacttgattggagtttggtaccttagaacataatttaaactgattggctgaatttgaattggTTTTTATCTTATAGCAACACAGATAATGCTGGCtgtttgaccaagtgttacattttatattttccagtactctgtgtgcttctctaagtccttgctagcttctcaactctcttaaaaggtacagcAGCTCTTACATCTTCATAATACCAgtccttctgtccaacctgtccatgccaaccagatatcctaacctaatctcatctcatttgacagcacttggctcatatccctctaaacccttcgtattcatataccccatccagatgccttttaaatgttgtaattgtaacggACCCCActacttcttctgacagctcattccatacacgcaccaccatctacatgaaaaagttggcacttaggtctcttttgtatctttcccctctcaccttaacactatgttctctagttctggactcccccatcccagggaaaagaccttgtctatttaccctatccatgcccttcatgattttataaacctctataaggttatccctcgGCCAATGACCCTACTATACCTCTGCAATCAACACAGTTTCTCAATTGCTTTATCAGGTTCTGCCTTTATACAATCATACTTACCTGTGTTTAGATTAAAATGCTATACTTAGAAACATTAGAAAATCCCCAAATCTGCCTCATGTACAGTCACACACTTATATCACTGACCGTGGACCAAATAAGAATAGCATACCCGAGGAGCTGTGTCACTTGGAACAAACTGTCCATGTAGTTTTCTCCCtgatgtagaacatagaaaagtttggcacagaacaggcccttcagcccacgatgttgtgctgaggattattcctaatctaaaataaagtaACCTAATCTACGTACCCCGCAagtcactgctgtccatgtgcatgtccagcagtcgcttaaatgtccggaatgagtctgcttccaccaccatcactggcaacgcattccatgcattcacaactctctgcgtaaaaaaacgTCCtttgatgtctcctctataccttcctcctaacatcttAAAAATTATGATCCCAAGTCaatcctgccttggggaaaagtctctggctattgactctatccatgcctctcgttaccttgtatacctcagtcaggtcacctctcttcctccttctcttcagcgagaaaagtccgagcttagtcaacttctctgtgtaagacaagccctccagtctaggcaccatcctagtaaaccttcttttcaccctctccaaagcctctgtatctttcctaatTGGGTGACCAgagctggacacaatattccaagtgtggccttaccagggTCTTATAGAGCTTCAGCAAatcctcatggctcttaaattcaatccccttGTTAAAGAAAGCCAAAactccatatgttttcttaataaCTTGATCCACTTGGgttgcaactttgagggatctatgcacttgaacaccatgatccctctgttcctccacactaccaagaatcctggctttaaccctatattcagcattcatgtttgaccttccaaaatacatcacttcacatttatccaggttgaactacgtctgccatttctcagaccagttctgcatcctgtatATGTTGCACTGCAGTCTGCAATACCCCTCGATACTGTCAATGGCATCTTCAACCTTTgctaatttactaacccaccccacaacctcttcatccaagtcatttataaaaaaactacaaagagcagaggcccaagaacagagcctgcgggacaccactcaccactgacctccaggcagaatacttttcatctacaAACAGTCTCTGCTTTACATCAGCCAAtgaattctgaatccagatagccaaatctcccagtatcccatacctcctgactttatgaatgagcctaccatggggaatcttatcaaatgccttgctgaagtccatatgcaccacatccactgctcgaccattgttgacctgtctcgtcacctcctcaaataactcaatatgatttgtgaggcatgacctgccgctcacaaagctatgctgactgcctttaatcacactatgcttttccaaatagtcataaatcctaaccttcagaattttttccaaagccttgctgaccacagacgaaagaccgactggtctgtaattgccagagatTTTCCTATTCCCcatcttgaaaagaggaacaacattcacctccctccaatcctctggtacgactcccgtggagagtgaggaagcaaagatcttcgtcagtggcttagcaacctcctttctcgctttccGGAGCAACCTAGGATGAATCTGGTctagccctggggacttatcaatcttattGTTTGTCaaagtttccagcacatccacttcatcaatcttgatctgttcaagcctgtttcccagctcctcaaagttctcattcacaaggtCCCTTttcttagtgaaaaccaaagcaaagaaAACTCAGTTAGGAgttccctatctgctcagactacATTCACAAGTTCCCtgcgctatccctgatcggccctaccttctccctgatcttCCCTTATTCCTCatatatgagtaaaatgcctttgggttctccgtAATCCTTCCTGctaagcctttctcgtgccccttcctggctctcctcagtccatttctgagctcctttctagtaagcctgtaatcctctaaagctgtgcttgatccttgcttcctccaccttacgtaatctgccttcttccttttgaagagaagcttctctgtcctcatcatCTAAGGCTCCTTaaccttaccccttcttgcctgtctccaaggaacaaatttgtgcatcacttgcaatAACTGCTGCTTAAAAAGTCTCCacgtctgttgtgccctttccattgaacaattgctcccaatctataCTTCCCACCTCCTGTCGGATGGTGtcataattttcttttccccaattaaatatcttcccttgctAATTGCtcatttccctctccaaggctatggtaaatataaggcagttgtggtcactgtcaccaaagtgttctcccactgtgtggtctgacacctgtcctggctcattgccgagcaccaaatccaaaatagcctctccccttgtcggcttgtctacatactgagtaaggaaacccttctgaacacacctgacaaaaacagctccatccaaaccatttgcGCTAAGgatgttccagtcaatattgggaaagttgaagtcacccataacaacaaccctgctgcatctgcatttttccaaaatctgacaggtatgagttcttcaatctccctactgctattagggggcctgtagaaaacccttgcagttcctaacttccacccatactgactcagtagacaaaccttccacAACAACTTTCGTTTCTGGGCTGTGAtgccctctctgattagcaatgctacatccACTCCTCTTTGTTCACCCCTCCTGTTCTTTCTAAACGTtcgaaaccctggaacatctagcaaccattcctaccCCTGTGAAACCcaggaacatctagcaaccattcctatccctgtgaaacccacaacATCACacccccaagtactgatccatgctctaagctcatcacgtTTTTCTGACACTCTTTGCgttgaagcagacacactttatcCGATCACTTTGTTCCATCACATGAATAATCTTCCCGATAGactcactacatcctgtcacttctcCATATCTAACTACCCTCCTCTCAGATacgtagctctggttcccaccaccctgccaaactagttttaACCTTCCAGaaccacacgagcaaatctcccactcaggacatttgtgcccctccaattCAGGTCCAAGCCGTCCTTCATGTATTACAATGCTTGTCGTACAGCCTCCAGTTCACTGATTATGAGCTGAAGTTCCTCTAGTCACAGACACTTGATGAGGGCATGTCAATCTGGATCACACCAGTTTTCAGAAGTTGCTACATCCTGAAAAGTCTCAACACATCATCTTTCCTACCAtcttaattgattttaaaaactAATAACTTTGCTTAGTAATCTTTTTGTAAAACGTAATATCTCAAATCTTGCATCAACTCATGTTCTTATTATTTTTTATGGGTGGAACCAGGGAGAGGATATTGATCAGTTAATTGTGGAAAATAATTCATTTGGTCATCTCATTTACTAATAGAGCAGCACAGACAAATAAATTAGGAAAGACAGTTCTGACATTTCGAGAACACAAAAGGATTTACTCAATTTTCCTACCTTCAAATGCGCAAACTTTGAAACAGCAAAGGATTTCTTCCACAATTGGCATATTCAAACTGGAGAAAggttattttaaattatttgaaaATGAGCGGTAAGTCACTTATTCTTCTACATTTGTCAAGGCTCCTATGACTACGAAACAAAACTATTATCTCAATGATTTCAGTCTTTTCCTGCACACAAGCTATGAATAGTTGAAACTAGTtaagatggggggggtgggggggggtgggggggaaaggagagagggggaaggaagaGAATGGGAGTGAAGCAATGAAATTGTACAAATGTTTTAACATTTTGATTTCTGCCTAAGGAGGAGCTAGAATGTGTCAGATCAAGATTCACTGCAAGGACAGATAAAATGATCCATTGAAACTCTGCCGTCCCGGGATCAAGCATTGCTGCTGCGTACAGATCTCAGAGGTCAGTGTAGAAAACAAAATGAGCAGTAACACTATCAAGGACAAAGAGGGTATTTGGTGAACGGGACTGGCATTCCCTCCAAATGGCTGTGCAGGCAGCCAGGGACGTTGCACAGTCATGACTTCTGAAATTGGAAGTCAATACCTCAGTCACAGTAGCTAAACTTGGAGtgactatacacacacacacacacacactacaggAAATGTGGAACAGGAGTTGCAAAACAGAGTTTTGGAAGATCTCCGATTTCCAAACTGGGCTGTGGCAAATGTGGGAAACCGGTCAGGAATGCATTGGAATCATCAAGTCTAAAGATAACACAGGCACAGAGATGGGTTTCAGTAGCAAATGAGCTGGGCTGGGGTAGAGATGGCTATGTTATGGAGATTTAAGTATCTGGTATGAGTGACAGTGTGATTTTGTCTTTGGAAATTCATCTTGGGGTTAAATCTGTGACTGAGGTGATGAACAGTGTGGTACAGCCTCAGTGTCAAGAAAGAGGGATAAATTCAGGAGTTTGACAAAGGAATATGTAGTGGTAGCTGAAGACAATGGATTGGTCTTCCAAACATCTACTTGGAGGAGACTTCTGCTCATCCAATACTTGGTGTGGGATAATGCAATAACAGTGGAGGAATGAACAGGGCTGATGGAGAGGTAGAGCTGAGGTTGTCCAAGACCACATGAAAACTAACACAGTGCTTCTGGATAATGTTGACCAGTGGCAATGTGTAGATGAGAAGTAGGAGGGAGCAAGGATCACTCAAGTCTTTGCAAGCACTGTGCAATCAAAGCTTTTTTAAAAGGACTGGTGGataggaaggtttaagggagagtGAACTGTTAACAATATCAGTGAACATCCTTAGTGAGAATAGGCCAGTGGAACAAAGGTGGATCTCATGGCCAAGAGAAgctctgacaggagagaaactggaAACAGCTTTGGAGTCAGAGGTCAGGAAGGCAAAACCTGACAGACAGTTTGACCCAGTCAGCTAGTggaagggagggaagcagcagaggcaaCTGATCAGATTGTGCCCCTCACACTTCTCATTAGAGGAAAGAAAGGTGAGTCCCTTCAAAGGCACTGACTTGTGTTGGTGATACTAAAAAGACTGAAGACACTGGGTGTAACATAAAGCCAATTCATTGAATTTTATTCTGAATGTTCACATACAAAACTGTTCTAGAGTTTATTAATATCAGTAGAAATAGATGAAATGAGAAATGGATGGTCCCAGCATTTGAATAACAGCAAATCCAATTCCTGCAGTTACTaatgaactcgctggtgtctcaGAAGGTGGGGTATCTGAGCAAGTCTTCCCACTCTCACAGCAAGTGATCAGCCTCCCCACAGTGTGAAATGATTGGCTAACAGTGAGGTCAGGTGATTGTCTGAAGCCAGTCCTGCAGTGAAAGCACCTGCATGGTCTTTGCTGTGTGTGTAAATACATTGGTGGGAAATCAGATCACTCAGATTTCCATAGCACTTTTCTCAGTCTGGGCAGAGGCAGTTGCACAGATTGTCTCCATCTCAGTGACAACAAAACTTGCTCAAGGTAAGgatgaaggggagagagagtaattcaAAACAGAGACATCTGTGTTAAAGACAGTAAGGAGGTGGCATGTACTGTGTTTTACACAAAGCTGGTTTATATGATGTTTGTCAACATTAACCCTCTAACTGGGTAAAAGTAACATCAGAAACAGACCACAATGAACATGGCTCTCTCCTGGATGTGGTTCATAGTAAAATCCAATCACTGCAGTTAGTTGTGAACTCTCTGGTGACTCAGCAGGTGTGATACCTgtgtgaatcccttcccacagctggagcaggtgaatggcttctccccagtgtgaatgtgctggtgcctcagcaggtgggatgACTGACTGAAACCTTTCCCACAGGCAGAGCAGGTAAagggtttctccccagtgtgaacacgCTGGTGTACCAACAGGTGGGATGACTGAGAGAACCCCTTCCCACAGTCAGTgcaggtgaatggcttctccctaGTGTGAACTCGATGGTGCACAGTCAAGTAAGATGATCGCCTAAACGCAGCCCCACAGTCAGAGCACCTGAAAGGTCTCTCATCCGTATGAACACGTTGATGGAGCATCAGCTCCCCAGAACTTTTATAACACTTGCCGCAGattgggcatttaaatggtctctcatcagtgtgaactcgctggtgtgtcACCAGGTTTGATGAATTGAtaaatctcttcccacactctgtgcaggtgaatggtctcttgcCAGTGTGAACTCTCTGGTGT includes the following:
- the LOC132836294 gene encoding zinc finger protein 239-like; this translates as MEEESTVSSKERLYTDSMCGQDSNQSAGLTEHKHAHTDEKPWKCGDCGREFFHPSKLKIHLRSHTGERPFTCSECGEGFTQSSTLLIHQRVHTGEKPFICPECGKGFTQSSTLLRHQRVHTGKRPFTCTECGKRFINSSNLVTHQRVHTDERPFKCPICGKCYKSSGELMLHQRVHTDERPFRCSDCGAAFRRSSYLTVHHRVHTREKPFTCTDCGKGFSQSSHLLVHQRVHTGEKPFTCSACGKGFSQSSHLLRHQHIHTGEKPFTCSSCGKGFTQVSHLLSHQRVHN